A genomic window from Vigna radiata var. radiata cultivar VC1973A chromosome 2, Vradiata_ver6, whole genome shotgun sequence includes:
- the LOC106756333 gene encoding transcription factor bHLH122, translated as MESDLQQHPPMFLDHHQQPTNSGLTRYRSAPSSYFSSIIDREFYEHVFNRPSSPETERMLTRFVNSLGGGDADADAAAADAEDALPTQNPSTVVAVKEEVNQQPKDMPLPPINNEPLVLQQQHQQQQQQTNINNYGSSAPQNFYQNIGRPPLPNQIETGRRSASNLIRHGSSPAGLFSNINIESGYAAVRGMGTVGAANNSTEEANFSPVTRMKNAPNYSSGLMSSRAEIGNKNNTQNNAENEGFAESQGNEFIPGFPVGSWDDSVIMSDNMTGLKRHREEDVKPFSGLNLPESQNEAGGQPSTALAHQLSLPNTSAEMAAIEKFLQLSDSVPCKIRAKRGCATHPRSIAERVRRTKISERMRKLQDLVPNMDKQTNTADMLDLAIEYIKDLQKQVETLSENRDKCTCSHNQQQQQQ; from the exons ATGGAGTCAGATCTTCAGCAGCACCCTCCCATGTTTTTGGATCACCACCAGCAGCCGACGAATTCAGGGCTGACACGGTATCGATCGGCTCCGAGTTCTTATTTTTCGAGCATCATCGACCGTGAGTTCTACGAGCACGTTTTCAATCGACCCTCTAGCCCCGAAACAGAACGAATGTTGACGCGCTTTGTGAATAGTCTTGGTGGGGGCGATGCTGATGCCGATGCTGCTGCTGCTGATGCAGAGGATGCGCTTCCTACTCAAAATCCCTCAACCGTCGTTGCTGTTAAAGAAGAGGTTAATCAACAACCTAAGGATATGCCTTTACCACCCATCAATAATGAGCCTCttgttctccaacaacaacatcaacagcagcagcagcaaaCTAATATCAATAATTATGGCTCTTCTGCTCCTCAGAATTTTTACCAGAACATTGGACGACCACCTTTGCCAAACCAGATTGAGACCGGTCGTAGAAGTGCTTCAAATCTTATCAGACATGGTAGCTCACCTGCTGGATTGTTTTCAAACATTAACATTGAAAGTG GTTATGCTGCTGTAAGAGGCATGGGGACTGTGGGAGCTGCTAATAACAGTACTGAGGAAGCAAACTTTTCTCCCGTAACAAGGATGAAGAACGCACCAAACTACTCTTCGGGATTAATGTCATCAAGGGCTGAAATTggaaacaaaaacaatacaCAGAATAATGCAGAAAATGAAGGGTTTGCTGAAAGCCAGGGCAATGAATTCATCCCTGGTTTCCCCGTTGGTTCATGGGATGATTCTGTAATCATGTCTGACAATATGACAGGTCTGAAGAGACACAGAGAAGAAGATGTAAAACCATTTTCTGGTTTAAACCTACCCGAAAGTCAG AACGAAGCAGGAGGCCAACCTTCCACTGCTTTGGCTCATCAATTGAGTTTGCCAAATACTTCGGCAGAAATGGCAGCCATTGAGAAGTTTCTACAGCTCTCAGATTCTGTTCCTTGCAAAATTCGTGCGAAACGAGGTTGTGCCACTCACCCAAGAAGCATTGCAGAAAGG GTTAGAAGAACTAAAATTAGTGAGAGAATGAGGAAACTGCAAGATCTCGTCCCGAACATGGATAAG CAAACAAACACGGCAGACATGTTGGACTTGGCTATTGAGTACATTAAAGACCTTCAAAAGCAAGTTGAG ACTCTTTCAGAAAATCGCGATAAGTGTACGTGTTCACACAatcagcagcagcagcagcaataA